CGTGGCTCGACCAGCCGTGCACCCCGGTGGGGTGTTTGTGGGTGCGGCCCTTCCAGCACATGCATGCCTGGAGCTCTGGCCCCCGGTGGGAGAGGGGTCGCTCCTCGGGGCCCTgacctcgcggggcccctccctccAGCAGGATCCAGACGTCCCTCACAAGCGCCAGCTTGGGGTCTGCTGACGAGAACTCGATGGCCCAGGCTGATGACAACTTGAAAAATCTCCACCTGGAGCTCACGGAAACATGTCTGGACATGATGGCCAGATATGTGTTCTCCAACTTCACAGCAGTCCCCAAGAGGTGCGAGCCAGGCCcgtggggcggggcgggaggccaGGCCCCGGCTTTGCCGCTGTGACTGCACTCGGAAGCCGTGGCAGCAGGCGGTGGGCCTGCCGTGCCGCAGTCACTGTACCTTTGACACCTCGATGCCCCTGTGGGCCCGCCCtggcccccacacacacatactgggcctgggcctggctgaGGCTCCCATACTTTCAGGTCCCCGGTGGGAGAGTTCCTCCTGGCTGGTGGCAGGACCAAAACCTGGCTGGTTGGGAACAAGCTTGTCACTGTGACGACGAGCGTGGGGACGGGGACCCGGTCGCTGCTGGGCTTGGACTCAGGAGATCAGCAAGGTGGCCCCGAGTTGAGGTGAGTGTGCCTGGCGCCCCCTGCCCGGCAGGCCTTGACCATGGCTGTCCTGAGCCCGTGAGGCACCGTGATCACGCTCTGCATGGGCCCTTCTGTCCTTAGCTCGGACCCTGGCATGCATGTGAGACAGGCAAAGGAGGCACCTGCCAAGCTGGAGTCGCAGGCTGGGCAGCAGGTGTGCCGCGGCGCCCGGGACCGGGTCCGCTCCATGTCCGGTGAGCCTGTGCCCCACCCTGCCTCTTCCCGGGTTCCCTGGGGGTGCTCGCAAAGActcctgggagcctggggaccAGGTGCTGGAGTTCAGGCCTGTCCTGGTTTTTGAATAACGGGGGCGTTGTCTCTGAGCCTTGGCCACGGGTGCGTAGCCATCTGTAGGACGGGAGGGCCCCTTCTTGCCCAGGGCTTGTTTCTCACGGTCAGGGTTTCCTGTGAATGCTCCACGGCCCTGGCCCTCAGCTCGGCTCGCCCCTGGGGTTTCCCTTTGCTGCAGCTGGAATGAGCCCTCGTCTGACTGGGGGGCGGCTGCTGGGGCCCGTTCTTCCTGCCCTGCGTCCACCTGTGCTGACACCATAAGAGAGCCATGCCCGGGGACGGCTGAGTTGACtgtggccctgggccctgggtggaGCAGCTGGCTCCGTGCTGGTGGCTCCGTGTTGGGTAGGCGGTGGTCACCAGCActcctgctctcctcctcagggGGCCACGGTCTTCGTGTTGGCGCCCTGGACACTCCAGCCTCCCACTTGCCGGGTGGCCCCACTTCCCCAGGCACGCAGGCAGCGCTGGCCAGCAAGTCTGACAGGGCCTCGGCTGGCACCCGGTTCCCAGCACAGGAGAAGACGAGCCTGGCAGCCTACGTACCGCTGCTGACCCAGGGCTGGGCGGAGATCTTGGTCCGGAGGCCTACAGGTACTGGGGGGCCTGCGCTCAGCACGCCGGGGCCTCCGCCACTCCGGTGAGCATGGGACTGTTCCCTGCGAGGGCTCTAGATCCCCAGGAGGCAGTGGCGGCAGATGGGGCTGAGGGAGCCCGTGCTCCGTGCCTTAGCTGAGTCCCCAGAGGGGAGTGGTGAGGGAGATCAGGTGCCCGAGGCTCTAGCAGAAGGAGCCTGGGAGTCCCAGGTCACGGGGTCGGCAGGGCTGATTGCTCTGAGCTTGTTTGTCGGTGTGGGGTGGTGTCCTGTCTCCTCTTCTCCTAAGAGCCCAGGGGGCCAGGGGCCACCCGTGTGGCTCTGTTTTACCTTAATGAGCTGCTGGAGGTTAGGACTTTAACGCGTGAATTTCGTGGGACACAACTTAGCCTGTGACGGGTATTCAGGCTGAAAGAGGGACTTCAGTAAGCCAAGCCCCAGGACCCAACACCTGCTTGGGCATGGCGTGGCCGGCAGGGTCAGGAGATGGTGGGCATGGGGCTTCGGGTCCTGGCTCTTGCTGgggagcaggcagggggaggtgggagaCAGGATGAGGAGGCCCAGGCGGGGCAAGGGGAGGTGGGTCGGGGGTTAGGGTGAGAGGCTCGGGATTGGAGGACGCTCAGTGCAGAAGTGGAGTCTGAGTGTGGGCCCCAGGGCCTTATGGGGAGAGGGACAGCCCAGAAGTACCCTCGGCCGTGCCCCGTCCAGGTTTCCCAGTGGCCACGTCTGGTGCCTGGAGATGCCTCTGTCGAGCCTGGACTGGGCACAGAGCTCATTTGGGTGCAGAGTGGTGCTCACGTGTGAGGCGGGCCACTGCTACACGGGCGCTGCCCTGACCTGGGTGCTGGGGGCAAGCCTTGCCTAGGGCCTAGCCCCCTCCCTGTCACTCCCTGGTTGGGCACAGGAACCCTACTGCCCCCTGGCATGGGCCCTAGAGGGTGGCACATGGGGcgcagggaggggagggccaggggaGGCATCGGGTGTGCAGCCTAAGGGGTggtgcctgcccctccccagggAACACCAGCTGGCTGATGAGCCTGGAGAACCCGCTCAGCCCCTTCTCGTCGGACATCAACAACATGCCTCTGCAGGAGCTGTCCAACGCGCTCATGGCCGCTGAGCGCTTCAAGGAGCGTCGTGACACGGCTCTGTACAAGTCGCTGTCGGTGCCTGCCGCAGGCTCGGCCAAGCCCCCTCCGCCCCCGAGATCTAACACGGGTGAGTGCTGCCCCCACCCGGCGTGTCCTGTGGAGGTGTGGGGACGCCCCGGAGAGGGGTCTCTGAGCTTTCCTTGCCCCCGCCACGGCCTGACATTGGGGCGCAGGACCCATTTCTGCGGAAAGGCCAGGCCATCTTCCACTTGAGGGGCAGGCGGGTACGTCCAGAGTGATCCAGAGTGCTTGTGGCCGAGCCCCGCACGCCCTGTGCCCTGCACTACCCTGGGCGCacctggggccccaggagggcAGCTGCACTTGCGCTTGGGTCTGGGTTTGGATGCGCCGAGCACACAGCCTGAGCCTGCCTGCGTGTGCTCATGCCCTTGCCTGGCTAGGCTGGTGCGCTCCTTCCCGGCCACCCTCCGGCCTTCCCCGCGGCCGCGGCCTCTGTCAGTGAGGAGGAAGGGCGcattccccctgcccctgccccgacACCCCCTGCAGCAGCGCGGAGAGCCGGAGCCCTCGTGGGCCATGAGCagcctgcccgcctgcccgcccgccggccgccgCTGGCCCTGCGCTCTCTCCCTCCAGGCTCGGGCTCTGTGCGCCTTTCCTCTCCGCTCGACTGTGCGTAGTCTGTCCTTCCGCTGACTGGCCGCTCGCGGTTTCCCTGCAGTggcctctttctcctccctgtaCCAGTCCAGTTGCCAAGGAAAGCTGCACAGGAGCATTTCCTGGGCAGGTATTCGTACGTCTCTTTAAGGAAAGCGGTCGTTGCCGCCGCTCTGCCCCGTGCTGCTCTCGTCGCCCCTCATGCGGTCATCCCTCCGCGGCCGCTGCTCGCCCCCTGAGCAGGGCTGCGTCTCGCATGAGGACGTCTGTGCGGAATGCCTGCGCTTGGCTGGCGGGCCCCTCTGCCCTGTACCCTGAGCTGAGCCCTGTTCCGTGTCAACGGGCCCAATGAGGCGATGGTGGGCAGCTCAGCCACATGCTGGTGGGGGATGGCTCTTGGGGGTGAGCCTGGCCCTGGCCTCTGGTGGCCTGATTGGTTTGGTGACCCCACAGATTGGGCCGCGTCTACCCTTCATTGTGGGATGGCCTGTCGCCTTCAGGCCCCGGATgcgggaggtggagggaggggccgaCTCGCACAGCCTTCTGGCTCCCCTGGGCCCCCCATGTGGCCGGGAGCCAGTTTGGAAAGGGCGGTGTGCAGACGGGACGTGGCAGGCAGCTAACGGACTGTGCGTGTGCCGGGGCTGTGTGCGTGGTGGCCGCGGGCTGTGCTAACCCTCGGTTGCTTCTCACCTCGACCCCTGCCCTGATGCGCCCCACCCCTGACgccccctacccctgccctgACGCCGGCACAGGAAATGCTGCTTTGGGGCCGGCACAGGAAATGCTGCTTTGGGGTGTCGTGGCCTCTCCTTAGCACTCCCCAGCCCCGGGTTTGGCTTGGGCTCCAATGGTGCACCTCTGTTTTCGGGAATGCGCTTCCCATCTGTGCGCACAGGGATTTCTCCTGTGTCAGGCTTTTCCTCGGGTCCGGCTAGTGAGGAACTCTGGGCTCCTGTTCCCGAGGGCTGGTCCAGGTGCGCCCCTCTTCCTGAGCTCAGGCCCTGTCCTAGGCAGGACTTCTCCCTCATGGGGTCTGTGCTGCCCTTGCCCGTTTACCTCGCTGGAGCAGCAGGGGCGGGATCCCAGGAGCCAGATACCCCTCACCCCAGGCCCCGGGGAGCCGGTGTTGGAAACGCCCTGTCTCAGGGGCCACGCCCGGGCCCCTCTGAGTGCCCTCCTCCAGCTGACTTGATGGGGTGTGGGCAGCTTAGAGCCACAGGCCAGGAAGGCCCTAGGTGAGGCTCTGTCGGGGGCCACTGTGTGCTCTCGTTGGGGAGAGGCTGGTGCCCCTGAGGCCATGTGAGCCCCCCGGGGGCTGGGCTAGCTCCCAGTAGCCCCATCCGTGTCCTCCCAGACTCTGCGGTGGTTCTGGAGGAGGGAAATTCAAGCGAGACCAGTCTGCCAGTGGAGCACACGGAGCTGGAGGACTTCGAGGCGACACTAGGCACAGACCGGCGCTGTGGCCGCGCGGAAGCTTACAGCAGGGTGAGTGCATGGGGGAGCCTGGGACGCGGGGGCGCTGTGGGGTTGCTCACTCCGTCTGTGGCTTCTGGACTTGCTATGCACTCTGGCAaggcttttctcttcttttctcaccTAAAAAACGGATACGTGTCCTTCCAAGTTTGTCCCGCGCAGATAGTCTGGGCTTTCCCAGCGGGCCCCGTAGGAGGATAGCTGGTCGCTGCCCTTGGCATCCTTTGGTTTGGCGGGTGCTGGGCTCTGCTGCTCAgtggggcccaggcccagggccatCCTGGGGGGGGGTGAGGAGGCGGGCCATCCACTGGCCACTGAGGAGCTCTGTGGCCCtgactgggaggtggggggcttcGTCGCCGCCAAGTGAACCCCTCCTGATGGAGGCCCTGCGGACTCATTCTTGGCAGTCGTCTTCAAGCTCCAGCCAGGAGGAGAAGTTCCCTGCAGAGGAGCTGGCTGCCGGAGGGATCCCCATCGAACGAGCTGTCTCTTCCGAGGGTGCCCGGCCTTCTGTGGAGCTCTCCTTccagccctcccagcccctcaGCAAGTCCAGCTCCTCCCCTGAGCTGCAGACCCTGCAGGACATACTCGGGGACCCCGGGGACAAGTCTGATGTTGGCCGGCTCAGCCCTGAGGCCAAGGCCCGGTCACAGTCCGGGATTCTGGACGGGGTGGGTGCCTCCTGGTCAGCCCCAGGTGAAGAGAACCAGGGCCAGGGCCCCGCACAGCCCGAGGGTCCCTTGCCTTCCAGCTGCCCCCGCTCCCCCAGTGGCCTGCGGCCCAGAGGCTACACCATCTCTGATTCAGCCCCGTCACGCAGAGGCAAGAGGGTAGAGCGGGACGCCTTcaggagcagagctggggctTCCAACACTGAGAAGGTGCCAGGCATCAATCCCAGGTGAGCCTTGCCCTCAGGGGCAGGAGCTGCCACGGGGACGTGGTGCTCAAGAGGCTCAGGCCTGCGCCTTGAGTGTGGGCAGACAGAACTGGCCTCGACGCCGACCTGGCCTGCAGCTCCCGGCCTAGACTCACTGTCCCTCCCCGACAGCTTTGTGTTCCTGCAGCTCTACCACTCACCCTTCTTTGGTGACGAGTCCAACAAGCCCATCCTTCTACCCAATGAGGTGGGTGCTTTCTCTCCAGGTCCCCCTGGAGCCTGGTGGGGGGCACCGTGGGCTGCCCTAGCTCTCGGCTACCTGGGTGGGGGAGCGCCCTCCCTGGACTGGAATTTGGCTGGGGCTTCAGGGCTGGTGGCAGGGGCCGGCCCCCACCCAAGGCTCAGGCAGGGCTCTGTGGCTACAGTCCTTCGAGCGGTCAGTGCAGCTTCTCGACCAGATTCCATCATACGACACACACAAGATTGCCGTCCTGTACGTGGGAGAAGGCCAGGTGAGGCTTCTGGGTGCCAGGGTGGAGCTGCGTGGCCTTCCTGCCTGGGGTGGGGTTAGGGTCTGGATCCCCTCTGCCATGGAGCTCAGTTGTTGCGTGAGTTGCGTGAGTTGCCACACCCTATCCCAGGCACCGTACTGGTGCCAGGGACACAGCAAGACCCTAACCCTCACCTGTGAGTGGGTGAGCACGTGGTGCCCGAGGGAGTGCCGAGCATGGCAGAGAAGGTGGCAGGTGCATGGATActgcaggtgtgggcagggcacTGCTCGCATCAGCGAGCCAGGCATGGAGAAGGTGCAGGAGGGGAGCGTTTTGTGTAGGAACGGCAGGTGCCAAGGCCCTGGGGTGGCTGGCGCAGTGTCCACTGCgcagggtgtgggggggtggagcagggaaggagaggggaaggctGCCGTGGACAGCCTCGTAGGTTGCCGGGAAGCTGCACTTTCATTCCTAAGGAGATGGGAGGGCTGTGAACGGTTCTGAGCAAAGGGTTCGAGGTGACTCTGCCTAAATATTCAAAGCATTCCTCTGCTGCATGGAGAACCGAAGGAAGGGGGTGCTGATCGTCTCCGTGCGAGGGGCAGGTCTGTGGACAGGGGCTGGGATTCCAAGGAATGCCAGAGTCCTGGACGTGCTCTGATGGTCCCCTGGAGCACATTTGCTGGCAGACCAATTCTGTGTGCAGGGGAGGGTGTCCAGGATGTGCCATCCCCACCTCCTGGCAGGTGCTGGGCAGGATGGCCTCACGTGGTCCGGCCCTGGGGAGCCGTGTAGGAGGAGGGGCGGGTGCCAGCGTGCTCCTCTCTGCCCACAGAGCAGCAGTGAGCTCGCCATCCTGTCCAATGAGCATGGCTCGTACAGGTACACGGAGTTCCTGACAGGCCTGGGCAAGCTCATTGAGCTCAAAGACTGCCAGCCGGACAAGGTGTACCTGGGGGGCCTGGACGTGTGTGGCGAAGATGGCCAGTTCACCTACTGCTGGCATGACGACATCATGCAAGGTATGCACCTTCCTCTGGCACGTGGTTGGTCCCCCACCCCGATGGTGTTGGCCTGCCCTTCGGCCACGGAGTAGAGTGTGGTGGGAGTGCCAGGGGGCCTGACTTCACCAGGCCTGGCGTGGGGCAGCCATGAGGTTGGCAGCTGCTTCCCGAGCTCTGCCCTCGGGTTGAGGAGCTGAGTGCTGCTGGCCGGGCAGACTCGGAGAGCCTCTGGGGAAGCCAACAGGTGCCCCtggtgagaggcacagagggccCCGGCCACCCCTGCCTGCGTCCCTACCAACACCAGCCTGATGGCAGCCCGAGGAGCCCTCACTAGGGCTCTACCTAGGGCCATGTGGGCTGCTCAGCTCGGCCCCCTCCGCCTCGCAGCCGTCTTCCACATTGCTACCCTGATGCCCACCAAGGATGTGGACAAGCACCGCTGTGACAAGAAGCGCCACCTGGGCAATGACTTTGTGTCCATCGTCTACAACGACTCTGGTGAGGACTTCAAGCTGGGCACCATCCGAGTGAGTCCTGggcgtgggggggcgggggctggggtggTGTGGGCGGGGCCAgagcgtgggggtggggggcagtgtgggcggggtgggggcagagtgggCGGGGCCAgagcgcggggcggggctgcgcAGACTCCAGAGGAAGCGCCAGTGAGCTCAGGTTGAGCCCAGGCAGCCGCAGGGTGGGTGTGTGGCCCTCTGGGCACTGGTGTCCTGGGGCCCCTCGGAGCCAGCGTCCTTTACTGACAAGGATAGTGATTGTGGCCTTAGGAGTAAAGAAGTCAATGTGCGGCCGTACTCGGCGGGCACTGTGAGGAGGCGGCTTCGGTCGGGGAGACTTGGCGGGCAGGGATCTGCAGACAGCTGTGAGGCCGGGAGGCCGGGCAGCGGGGAGGCGGGGGTGTCCGGTGTATTCTAAACACTGGGAAACCTCAGAGGAGGTCACTGAACAGCGCCCCCAGCTGCTGAACAGCGTCCAGTCGTGGGCAGGGGTGCCCAGCGGAGCTGTCCCTGCGGGCGCCTCAACTATGGGGAACGTGCAGAGCGCCCTGTGCTGCTCCTGGTAGATGGTGAGGCAGGAGCCCCAGACCACACAGGGACATGAGGGGGGCCCTGTGCCTGTGTGCAGTCATGACTGTGAACCTGAGCTCAGGTGGATTCAGTTGCCATCCAGAAGTGCAGTGGTGGGTGAAGGGGGAAGGCAGCGTGCCCTGGCTTTGGTGGGAAGGAAGGGTGTGTGCAGTGGCCAGTGGTTAACGGAGCAGAGCACAGGCTGGTTCAGGTAGCGAGTGACCAACACTGACGAGCTTGCCACCGTCAGCTGGGTGAGGACATGGCAGGAAGCAGTCCTCAGGGCTGGGGTGACCTCTGCTCTCGTCCGGGCAGGGCCAGTTCAACTTCGTCCACGTGATCATCACCCCCCTGGACTATGAGTGCAACCTGGTGTCCCTGCAGTGCAGGAAAGGTAAGCCCCAGGGCGGAGGGGGTAGGCACTCAGGGTCCTGAGCCGTCGTGTGAGCTCTGGTTCTCCCCAGACATGGAAGGTCTTGTGGATACTAGCGTGGCCAAGATCGTGTCTGACCGCAACCTGCCTTTTGTGGCACGTCAGATGGCTTTGCATGCAAATGTGAGTGGAGGGCATGAtgggggggggtgcaggtgggCGGGGGCACAGGGGCCACCCCTGgagggctctctgctctgccttcccctcccagATGGCCTCACAAGTGCATCATAGCCGCTCCAACCCCACCGACATCTATCCCTCCAAGTGGATTGCCAGGCTTCGCCACATCAAGCGACTCCGCCACCGGGTAGGGGAGACGGGGCCCAGATGtcgtgggggctgggggcggggggctggctGCTCAAGCATTTGGTGTCCCTCAGATCCGCGAGGAAGCCCACTACACCAACCCCAGCCTGCCACTGATGCAGATGCACCCCCCGGGCCACCCCAAAGCCTCTGCTCAGGCGCCGGCAGAGCCTGTGCCCACGTATGAGACAGGCCAGCGGAAGCGTCTCATCTCCTCTGTGGATGACTTCACGGAGTTTGTGTGAGGGGTCCCCCTGCCTGTATGTGCGCCCCTGAAATAAAGCAGGTATAGCCCTCGAGGCTCACAGACACAGGTGCAGTCAGCCAGGTTGTTTATTTGACTTTgtcgggtggggggtggggtcaaGGCTGTAACTGTGGCCATGCCCACATACGTGGTACCAGGCTGTCGGTTGGGCCACCCGCGGCCCCCTGCTCACCCTCCCCAGCCCCGGGAGCCAGCCCCCGGGGAGGGCTCTTTCCACCTGACCACCCTGGAGTTCTTGCcctgtcctcctcctgctcattgCCCACACCTGGCACCAGCAGGTCTGGGCTCTGCCATCTTGCTGCTGGGGGGCGACAGGAACTGCCTCGGAGGTGGCTGTACCCTCCCAaccagcctcccctcccagcacctgccTCAGGCCAGACCTGGATGCAAGCAGCAGCCACCACTGCCCTGGCCCCCTGGTCACATGTCTGGGGAGGGAGGCCAGCTCTGCAGTCCCTGCTCCCCCCTCAACACGGGTGACAGTGGGCACAGGGTTGCTTCAGCCACCAGGTCCCTTGGCCCTAGTGAAAAATAGAGCGAcgtacaaaaatatatacattttaacctAACCCCATATAAATTACTGACGATAGACACACAGATGGCAGCGGAAAGGGAGTGCACTCAGCAGGGGCACAGGAGAGGTAATAACTTAGTGGGGAAGACCACGGGAAGTGCAGGTTCCCTCCCCGAAGCCTGGATCCTTCGCAAGGGGAGATGTCTGCCCAGGAGGTGGGGCCGGGCACAGCCCGCTGTACCTGAGGACTCTGGTAATAAATTAGCATCTCAGAGGCTGGGCGCTCAGCCCGATACTGCTGTGTCCACCcacagggagctggggagggcccTTGGGTCCTGGCTGCCCACACGGCCTCTTTAAAGTGCTGAGACCCCCAGAGAGAGACGAGGCTGCCTACTCCGGGGCCTCCGTGCGGCTGTTCTGCTGGCCCAAACCTTGAGGGCAGCAGAAGTTAATACTGAGCGGTGTCTGCCCCGGCTCCTCCCAGAAGCcggagcgggggtgggggagcccgGTGCCCCGAGGGCTAAGTGCTGCTGGGGTGGACCTTGTTCTTAGCCCGCAGGGAAGCCCTGCTGGGGCCGGATGCCAGGCCCATGCCTCGACTGGCCCGGGCAAGACGGCTGGGCAGGGCCGGCTGCAGGGCTGagcaggggctgtggggaggcGAGGCTGGGGGAACGGTGCTCCTGCGGCCCCGCAGgctctgcagcctctgctccAGCTGGTACACATCCTCTGTGGCCTGGTTGAGTCGGTCGAACTGGGTCAGGAGGGCCTCGAACACCGCTTGCAGGCGAGAGGGCTCCGGCtccccccggggccccaggcGGCCCAGGCCTCCACTCAGCGTGTCCAGCTGGCTGGAGGACGTGGAGGGCCGTGAGGTGTCCGAGCCCCCGCTGGGTGGGGGTGCATCCGGGGAGGACTTGGAGCCCCTGGAGGAGCGGGAGGGCAGCGGCTCCATCCCTTCAAAGCGGACTTTGTGGCGGAACTGGGGGCGGCACAGGGGCTCGGTCAGTCCGGCTGCACCCTGGGCTCACCTGGGCCCAGGGTGTGTCCCTCTCCCCCCCACTGGGCCGTACCCACCTCCTTGACCTTGCTGAAACCCATCCAGAGGCGCAGCCTGCGCAGAAAGAGCTCCACCATCTCGTAGTCCTGCGGCTCCCAGGCCGGTCGGTAGAGTTCCCCACGCAGGGCATGGTACCGCCATCTCAGAAGGACGGCCCCCAGCCGCAGGGCGCCCCAAAGGCGCAGGGCCCAGAGCCCGGTGCACAGCAGCGGGGACAGGCGCCAGGACTCGGCAGGGCACAGGGCGGGACCCCCTGACCCAGGGCACAGCACCAAGAGGGCCCGCGCCGCACTCCGGAATGAATCCACACAGGAGGAGACCAGCTgcaagggaggggggcaggagtgAGGGGCGCGTCCGAGGCTAGACCCCCCCACTACCCGCCGGCCTCACCCTCACCTACCAGAACGGCCAGGTGCGCGTAGGCCACGGCGAGCGCCACCAGGCCGAGGGCTGCCCCCACGAGCTCCGGCAGGGCCCGGCACAGCGTCTTGCCAAAAACCGACCACTGGCGCACGAAGCGCAGCTGCTGCGCGGCCTGTGGACAAGTGGGGTCAGCTGACCAGCCCCCACCGGCCggcagcgccccccaccccgcgtcCCCCTGGCCCCAACCTCACCTTGACCAGGAGCAGGAAGAGCAGCGAGGCGGCCAGGCCGCGAGCCGCGGCGCTCAGCTGCGCCACCTGCTCGAAGCTGGTGAATCGGCGCGGACGGCGGCGCAAGAAGCGGGCCCACTGGCGGTCGGCAACACCCAGCTGGGCCAGGCGCACGAGCGCTGCGGCCGCGGTCAGTGCCACCAGCAGCCACCGCGCCCACGCCCCGGGCTGCGCCGCACGTCTACACCCTTCCCTGCGCCAGGTGCGCACCTCGGCCACGGAGAAGTACAGCGCGAAGAGCAGCAGGCTCacctgcgggggggcggggcgagcgatgggcggggcctggggcggcgggcgtgggcggggcctgggcggggcggggcagggcggggcgagCACCCACCGAGGTGAGCAGCGGCAGGGAGAGGCCGGTGCTCAGGCGCTGCAGCGGGAAGGGACGCACGCTGACAGCGGTCACCGCGTGCCCGGCAGCGGGGAACTCGAGGCGCAGCGTGACGGCGGCGTGCAGCCCCACGGCTGGGCTGTAGCGCGTGAGCTCCACGAACACGGCGCGGCTCCTGCGCGCGTGAAGGGGGCACAGTAAGACCAGGTGCCTTCCCGGAGGAAGGGGCGGCGGCAGGTGATGCATGGACCCCGGGGGGAGGTGGAGGCTGAGTGAGAGGCCCATCAGGAATGTAACGCATGGGGAACCGCAGGCTCGTGGCAGGAGGAGGGCTGCTGTGCCAGCCTGAGGGGCTGCGGGGGCAGAGGCGGGGGGGCCGCGGAGGCGTGCACACCTGTTGTCGATCCAGTTATGCAGCTGCAGGAAGCCCAGCTGCGCGCGGCTCTCCTCCAGGCTCAGCCCTAGCTCCTGCACATAGCCCCCGCTGTCGTACACAGCGCAGTAGCCCCAGGACCAGATGCTGCTGGCGAGGGGGCAGTGTTAGAGCCCGGCCGCAGGCGTGCGGGCACCGGGGAGGGAACCGCGGGGCACCCCTGTGCTTACCCCAGTAGGTCTGGCGCAGAGTAGGCCCACGTCTCGGAGCAGTTCTGGGCAGCACTACCCCAGCCAATGCTGTAGTCCCCGGTGCTGAAGGCGTCCTGGCCGGCTGAGCACGCATGCACCGCGGCGCCGGGAGGGTCTGGGCACAGAGCTGCAAGCAGAGCAGCCAAGGAGTGAGCGTGACTAAACCAGTGCTGCCTGGGCAGGGTGCTCCATGGGCTCCCCAaaccctccctgcagccctgaaGGGAGAGGCCATaaagaagggaggcagagggaagataAAGGGTACCTAGCCAGGCAGCTAGAAACCGCTCACCTTCCTGCAGCCGCACCTGCCGCAGCCGTGGGGGCCCCAGCTCTGGGCCGGACTGGTTCCCATGGATGTAGGGAAGCAGCACGTGTGACATCCATGGCCAGAACTCATCAGACCTGCCCACAcacagtcacatgctctaccccgAAGCTCCCGGAACCCGTGGCGGGGGTGGTCAGTGGCCCAGCCAATGACAGGCTGCCAGTGCCACAGAAGGGGACAAGGCGAAGACTCCGATTCCTTAGCCTACTTGCATTTAGGACAGTAAGTTTTATGGAGCTGGCCTGACAAAACTGTACCAAGACCCTTCCCCATACCCCCTGGGTACTGCGTTGGCCCAAGGCCAGGGTCAAGATGGGGCCTGGTTGGCATCAGTGCCCTCCTGACCTGGTGTATGTGCATGTGCTTAGGGTGTCCATACCGGGTGATGGCCAGGAAGGCCTGGCTGCCCAGCTCCTGCTTGATGGCACTCTGTAAGCGGTAGGCATGGTTGTGACATGAGGCATCCCCGTGGTTGGCCAACAGCGTCACCAGCAAAAAGAGCATATACACCA
The sequence above is drawn from the Canis lupus baileyi chromosome 8, mCanLup2.hap1, whole genome shotgun sequence genome and encodes:
- the TSC2 gene encoding tuberin isoform X10 encodes the protein MICLLCVQTVSSVDIEVSLQVLDAVVCYNCLPAESLPLFIVTLCRTINVKELCEPCWKLMRNLLGTHLGHSAIYNMCRIMEDRAYMEDAPLLRGAVFFVGMALWGAHRLYSLKNSPTSVLPSFYEAMTCPNEVVSYEIVLSITRLIKKYRRELQAVTWDILLNIMERLLHQLQSLDSPELRAIVHDLLTTVEELCDQNEFHGSQERYFELVERCADQRPESSLLNLITYRAQSIHPAKDGWIQNLQLLMERFFRNESRSAVRIKVLDVLSFVLLINRQFYEEELISSVVISQLSHVPEDKDPQVRKLATQLLVDLAEGCHTHHFNSLLDIVEKVIARSLSPPPELEERDVAVYSASLEDVKTAVLGLLVILQTKLYALPASHAMRVYETLVSHIQLHYKHSYTLPIASSIRLQAFDFLLLLRADSLHRLGLPSKDGAVRFSPYCVCDAMEPERGSEKKASGPLSPPTGPPGPAPAGPAVRLGSLPYSLLFRVLLQCLKLEVDWKVLKLVLSKLPESLRYKVLIFTSPCSVDQLSSALCSMLSGPRTLERLRGTPEGFSRTDLHLAVVPVLTALISYHNYLDKTRQREMVYCLEQGLIYRCASQCVVALAICSVEMPDIIIKALPVLVVKLTHISATASMAIPLLEFLSTLARLPHLYRNFAAEQYASVFAISLPYTNPSKFNQYIVCLAHHVIAMWFIRCRLPFRKDFVPYITKGLRSNVLLSFDDTPEKDSFRARSTSLNERPKSLRIARPPKQGLNNSPPVKEFKESSAAEAFRCRSISVSEHVVRSRIQTSLTSASLGSADENSMAQADDNLKNLHLELTETCLDMMARYVFSNFTAVPKRSPVGEFLLAGGRTKTWLVGNKLVTVTTSVGTGTRSLLGLDSGDQQGGPELSSDPGMHVRQAKEAPAKLESQAGQQVCRGARDRVRSMSGGHGLRVGALDTPASHLPGGPTSPGTQAALASKSDRASAGTRFPAQEKTSLAAYVPLLTQGWAEILVRRPTGNTSWLMSLENPLSPFSSDINNMPLQELSNALMAAERFKERRDTALYKSLSVPAAGSAKPPPPPRSNTVASFSSLYQSSCQGKLHRSISWADSAVVLEEGNSSETSLPVEHTELEDFEATLGTDRRCGRAEAYSRSSSSSSQEEKFPAEELAAGGIPIERAVSSEGARPSVELSFQPSQPLSKSSSSPELQTLQDILGDPGDKSDVGRLSPEAKARSQSGILDGVGASWSAPGEENQGQGPAQPEGPLPSSCPRSPSGLRPRGYTISDSAPSRRGKRVERDAFRSRAGASNTEKVPGINPSFVFLQLYHSPFFGDESNKPILLPNESFERSVQLLDQIPSYDTHKIAVLYVGEGQSSSELAILSNEHGSYRYTEFLTGLGKLIELKDCQPDKVYLGGLDVCGEDGQFTYCWHDDIMQAVFHIATLMPTKDVDKHRCDKKRHLGNDFVSIVYNDSGEDFKLGTIRGQFNFVHVIITPLDYECNLVSLQCRKDMEGLVDTSVAKIVSDRNLPFVARQMALHANMASQVHHSRSNPTDIYPSKWIARLRHIKRLRHRIREEAHYTNPSLPLMQMHPPGHPKASAQAPAEPVPTYETGQRKRLISSVDDFTEFV